Proteins encoded within one genomic window of Actinoplanes octamycinicus:
- a CDS encoding alpha/beta fold hydrolase: MQLNTRTWGDGGKTALLVHGIMSDSRTWHRAGPRLARLGYTVTAVDLRGHGSSGRGSYSPREWADDLVTTVPGHLDLAVGHSLGAVALSLAADRLDCDRIVYSDPAWLAGAEVDAAMFKQFKTATRDQVAALNPKWDEADIDVELATLADWDETTVDAVGAVTALRAPVSPRVPSLVQVAELSFGNVPEKIEEMRRDGLVVRVVPGAGHTIHRDDLDGFFDSMRGWL, encoded by the coding sequence ATGCAGCTCAACACACGTACCTGGGGGGACGGCGGGAAGACCGCGCTCCTGGTGCACGGCATCATGTCCGACTCGCGCACCTGGCACCGGGCCGGGCCGCGGCTCGCCCGGCTCGGCTACACGGTGACCGCGGTCGACCTGCGCGGGCACGGGAGCAGCGGGCGCGGGTCGTACAGCCCGCGGGAGTGGGCCGACGACCTGGTCACGACCGTCCCCGGTCACCTCGACCTGGCCGTCGGGCACTCGCTGGGTGCGGTGGCGCTCAGCCTCGCGGCCGACCGGCTGGACTGCGACCGGATCGTCTACAGCGATCCGGCGTGGCTGGCCGGGGCGGAGGTCGACGCCGCGATGTTCAAGCAGTTCAAGACGGCGACCCGGGACCAGGTCGCGGCGCTGAACCCGAAGTGGGACGAGGCCGACATCGACGTCGAGCTGGCCACCCTGGCCGACTGGGACGAGACGACGGTGGACGCGGTCGGGGCGGTCACCGCGCTGCGGGCGCCGGTGTCGCCGCGGGTGCCGTCGCTGGTGCAGGTGGCCGAGCTGAGCTTCGGCAACGTGCCGGAGAAGATCGAGGAGATGCGGCGGGACGGGCTGGTCGTGCGGGTGGTGCCGGGGGCCGGGCACACCATCCACCGGGACGATCTGGACGGGTTCTTCGACTCGATGCGGGGGTGGCTGTGA
- the surE gene encoding 5'/3'-nucleotidase SurE: MRTLALAIAVALTAVGGTPARAAGPAPAPLPPAGSVAQLSPASPPSARPAPLRILVTDDDGYTAPGIRAVAAALTEAGHDVTIVAPAVNNSGVGTKQGYGPEVRARQAEPKVWAVDGTPGEAVLFGLHQVFAASPPDLVVSGANFGPNVAAVANHSGTVGAAITALDYGIPAIAVSTDLDLTGDPQPTLRAMPLAAAFTVRLVTQLRARAGRGPLLPTGLGLNVNYPLVGDGSRPARGVELTRQSHQPIFRPAYTPDGAGQWKVTVGIDAASAPPGTDLHALLADRVSITPITADWNAVSLGSALRPGSLAGLTP, encoded by the coding sequence ATGCGGACCCTCGCGCTCGCCATAGCCGTCGCGCTGACCGCGGTCGGTGGCACGCCCGCTCGGGCCGCCGGGCCGGCTCCGGCCCCGCTTCCGCCGGCCGGATCGGTGGCTCAGCTTTCTCCGGCCTCGCCTCCTTCCGCCCGGCCCGCCCCGCTACGGATCTTGGTCACCGACGACGACGGGTACACCGCCCCGGGCATCCGGGCGGTGGCCGCCGCCCTCACCGAAGCCGGACATGACGTCACCATCGTCGCCCCGGCGGTGAACAACAGCGGCGTCGGCACCAAGCAGGGCTACGGCCCGGAGGTCCGCGCCCGGCAGGCCGAACCGAAGGTCTGGGCCGTCGACGGCACCCCGGGCGAGGCGGTCCTCTTCGGCCTGCACCAGGTCTTCGCCGCCAGCCCGCCGGACCTGGTCGTCTCCGGCGCCAACTTCGGCCCGAACGTCGCCGCCGTGGCCAACCACTCCGGCACCGTCGGCGCCGCGATCACCGCGCTCGACTACGGCATCCCGGCCATCGCCGTCTCCACCGACCTGGACCTGACCGGCGACCCGCAGCCGACCCTGCGCGCCATGCCGCTGGCCGCCGCCTTCACCGTCCGGCTCGTCACCCAGCTGCGCGCCCGGGCCGGCCGCGGCCCGCTGCTCCCCACCGGCCTCGGCCTCAACGTCAACTATCCGCTGGTCGGCGACGGCTCCCGCCCGGCCCGAGGCGTCGAACTGACCCGCCAGAGCCACCAGCCGATCTTCCGCCCGGCCTACACCCCGGACGGCGCCGGCCAGTGGAAGGTGACGGTCGGCATCGACGCCGCCTCCGCCCCACCGGGCACCGACCTGCACGCCCTGCTCGCCGACCGGGTCTCCATCACCCCGATCACCGCGGACTGGAACGCGGTGTCCTTGGGGTCCGCTCTCCGTCCGGGTTCGCTCGCCGGCCTGACACCCTGA
- a CDS encoding DUF3817 domain-containing protein, translating into MPLPDPAVRPSRRPLEIAALIELASLAVLLLNLVTAHLKPITSLGGPIHGCAYLFVVILTATNTAARTARLLALVPGIGGLLALRHDSVDRGRAGADRAGGN; encoded by the coding sequence ATGCCCCTACCGGACCCCGCCGTCCGCCCGTCCCGGCGGCCGCTGGAGATCGCGGCCCTGATCGAGCTGGCCTCCCTGGCGGTCCTGCTGCTCAACCTGGTCACCGCGCATCTGAAGCCGATCACCTCACTGGGCGGCCCGATCCACGGCTGCGCCTACCTGTTCGTGGTGATCCTGACCGCCACCAACACCGCTGCTCGGACCGCCCGACTCCTGGCTCTGGTGCCGGGCATCGGCGGCCTGCTGGCCCTCCGGCACGACAGCGTGGACAGGGGCCGGGCGGGCGCGGACCGGGCAGGCGGAAATTGA
- a CDS encoding GlxA family transcriptional regulator, with translation MHIVAVLALDGVIPFDLATPLEVFGRVRLADGSTPYEVRVYSAAGTVRAGAFTLDAPWGLETLLDADTIMLPGCADGAVVVPEGVLTLLRKAAADGTRLASICVGAFILAETGLLDGLRATTHWLAASALAARYPRVEVDPGVLYVDNGQFLTSAGAAAGLDLCLHLIRRDHGSAVAADAARLSVMPLEREGGQAQFIVPEQPPTPRGSTLEPLLRWMQENTDVDLTLGDIAARGGMSIRTLNRRFREQTGTTPLQWLLRARIRRAQHLLEASDEPVEQIAGRVGFGSPTAFRDRFKRVVGASPQTYRAAFRRSASPR, from the coding sequence ATGCACATCGTTGCGGTGCTCGCGCTCGACGGGGTGATTCCGTTCGACCTGGCCACGCCGCTGGAGGTGTTCGGCCGGGTGCGGCTGGCGGACGGCAGCACGCCGTACGAGGTACGGGTCTACTCGGCGGCCGGGACGGTGCGGGCCGGCGCGTTCACCCTCGACGCGCCCTGGGGTCTGGAGACCCTGCTCGACGCGGACACCATCATGCTGCCGGGGTGTGCGGACGGGGCGGTGGTCGTACCGGAAGGGGTGTTGACCCTCCTCCGCAAGGCGGCGGCGGACGGGACTCGGCTCGCGTCGATCTGCGTCGGCGCGTTCATCCTGGCCGAGACGGGTCTGCTCGACGGGCTGCGCGCTACGACCCACTGGTTGGCGGCATCGGCGCTGGCGGCGAGGTATCCGCGGGTCGAGGTGGATCCCGGAGTGCTCTACGTGGACAACGGGCAGTTCCTGACGTCGGCGGGCGCCGCGGCCGGGCTGGATCTGTGTCTGCATCTGATCAGGCGGGACCATGGTTCGGCGGTGGCGGCGGACGCGGCCCGGCTGTCGGTGATGCCGCTCGAGCGGGAGGGCGGCCAGGCGCAGTTCATCGTGCCGGAGCAGCCGCCCACGCCGCGCGGGTCGACGCTGGAACCCCTGCTCCGGTGGATGCAGGAGAACACCGACGTCGACCTCACGCTCGGTGACATCGCGGCCCGGGGCGGGATGAGCATCCGGACGCTGAACCGGCGGTTCCGCGAGCAGACCGGCACCACGCCGCTGCAGTGGCTGCTCCGGGCCCGGATCCGCCGTGCCCAGCACCTCCTCGAAGCGTCCGACGAGCCGGTCGAGCAGATCGCCGGTCGTGTCGGTTTCGGATCACCCACCGCCTTCCGCGACCGCTTCAAACGCGTCGTCGGCGCCAGCCCGCAGACCTACCGCGCCGCCTTCCGCCGCAGCGCCTCCCCACGATGA
- a CDS encoding SDR family NAD(P)-dependent oxidoreductase: MTGKSVVVVGGSRGFGLGVVRAARAAGARVTTVARTSGLAGDATDEAFADQVLAGTRPELLVVTAGAVPEMRPLSGHTWESFSVGWHQDVRIAFGWLRAALRLPLPAGARVVVFGSAAELRGSPLSGGYAGAKATVRMITGYAAAEGRDLGIGMTAVLPGLTPGTGVGETAIRAYAEASGVSRDEFAGRLTATADSVGAAVLGLPASGLADAYLIGADGLRPLSG, encoded by the coding sequence ATGACAGGTAAGTCGGTGGTGGTGGTCGGTGGCAGTCGCGGTTTCGGGCTCGGCGTCGTGCGGGCGGCCCGCGCGGCCGGGGCGCGGGTCACCACGGTCGCCCGGACCAGCGGGCTGGCCGGGGACGCGACCGACGAGGCGTTCGCCGACCAGGTGCTCGCCGGGACCCGGCCGGAGCTTCTGGTGGTGACGGCCGGGGCGGTTCCGGAGATGCGGCCGCTGAGCGGGCACACGTGGGAGTCGTTCTCGGTCGGCTGGCACCAGGACGTGCGGATCGCGTTCGGTTGGTTGCGGGCGGCGTTGCGGTTGCCGCTGCCGGCGGGGGCGCGGGTGGTGGTGTTCGGCAGCGCGGCGGAACTGCGGGGGTCGCCGCTGAGCGGGGGATATGCCGGGGCCAAGGCGACCGTGCGGATGATCACCGGCTATGCGGCGGCGGAGGGGCGGGACCTCGGTATCGGGATGACCGCGGTGCTGCCGGGGCTGACGCCGGGGACCGGGGTGGGGGAGACGGCGATCAGGGCCTATGCGGAGGCGTCGGGTGTCTCCCGGGACGAGTTCGCCGGGCGGCTGACCGCGACCGCGGATTCGGTGGGCGCGGCGGTGCTCGGGTTGCCGGCCAGCGGGTTGGCGGACGCCTATCTGATCGGGGCCGACGGGTTGCGGCCTCTCTCGGGATGA
- a CDS encoding RNA polymerase subunit sigma-70, whose product MGFAEVAAPLRPEILAHCYRMLGSAADAEDAVQDAFLRAWRGFDRFEGRSSPRTWLHQIATNVCLRLLDQRGRRALPAGLGGPETDWQAPARPAPPGTRWLGPLPVDPAEEAGARQRIRLAFVAALQHLPARQRAVLILRDVAELSADEVAAALGTSPTAVNSALLRARDRMRRHAPDPESMSEPDSPQLRQQLLRYVDAFARADVGALAAVLREDVTLEMPPHRTWFAGREPVVGFLGTRVLREPGRFTMLPVSPPANGQPTIAMYAGAEAHALHVLDVDPSGIRHVHIFLQPELFPIFGQPVNAAAARDLPGYDSDDR is encoded by the coding sequence ATGGGATTCGCTGAGGTGGCCGCGCCGTTGCGGCCGGAGATCCTCGCGCACTGCTACCGGATGCTGGGGTCGGCGGCCGACGCCGAGGACGCCGTGCAGGACGCGTTCCTGCGGGCCTGGCGCGGCTTCGACCGGTTCGAGGGACGGTCGTCGCCGCGCACCTGGCTCCACCAGATCGCCACGAACGTCTGCCTGCGCCTGCTCGACCAGCGCGGCCGTCGCGCGCTGCCGGCCGGCCTCGGCGGTCCGGAGACCGACTGGCAGGCGCCCGCCCGGCCGGCGCCCCCGGGAACGCGCTGGCTGGGACCGCTGCCGGTGGACCCGGCCGAGGAAGCCGGCGCCCGGCAGCGGATCCGGCTGGCGTTCGTCGCCGCGCTCCAGCACCTGCCGGCCCGGCAGCGGGCCGTCCTGATCCTGCGCGATGTCGCCGAGCTGTCCGCCGACGAGGTCGCCGCCGCCCTCGGCACCAGCCCCACCGCGGTCAACAGCGCCCTGCTGCGCGCCCGCGACCGGATGCGGCGGCACGCCCCCGACCCCGAGTCGATGAGCGAGCCGGACAGCCCGCAACTGCGCCAACAACTGCTCCGGTACGTCGACGCGTTCGCCCGTGCCGACGTCGGCGCGCTCGCCGCGGTGCTCCGCGAGGACGTCACCCTGGAGATGCCGCCGCACCGCACGTGGTTCGCCGGCCGCGAGCCGGTCGTCGGTTTCCTCGGGACCCGGGTGCTGCGCGAGCCCGGCCGGTTCACCATGCTGCCGGTGTCCCCGCCGGCGAACGGCCAGCCGACGATCGCCATGTACGCCGGCGCGGAGGCGCACGCGCTGCACGTGCTCGACGTGGACCCGAGCGGGATCCGGCACGTCCACATCTTCCTGCAACCGGAATTGTTCCCGATCTTCGGACAGCCGGTGAACGCGGCGGCCGCCCGGGATCTACCCGGGTATGACAGCGATGACAGGTAA
- a CDS encoding nitrilase-related carbon-nitrogen hydrolase: MSTIVAAALSGLLWLAGSGLHPVPALTWLAPLPLLLLAVPRKALTATLVAWPIGQLGLAGYFIRTLQIPLPVVIAFVLYGTALAAGTVVLAVTLLRRGRTGTAVLAAPALWVLGEYLVTLALPNGAWWSLAYTQADVRPVVQLTALTGVWGVSYLLVAVPIGLAALRTRPKPALACLLALAVTAGGWATWSLTRVPDAAAELRVGLVALEQPEDGMPLGEAAGRELLARYVARVESLAERGARIVVLPEKVFGVDSPAALAEAFRPVTARGVQVVAGAVQGQRNVAFVLGGTVRTYTKQHVIKGLEDWITPGDRDLIVDGRYGVAICKDLDFPELVRGYRARGATMMLVPALDFTGDGWLHSRMAVVRGVESGTTVVRAAGFGRLTVSDPTGRVLGEATAGDADLLVTVTPSARGTVYGRTGNWFVLLSVLLLVTAVVRAAYRKPAIAATADR; this comes from the coding sequence ATGTCGACGATCGTTGCCGCCGCACTCAGCGGCCTGCTCTGGCTCGCCGGGTCCGGCCTGCACCCGGTCCCCGCGCTGACCTGGCTCGCCCCGCTGCCACTCCTGCTGCTCGCCGTACCGAGAAAGGCTCTGACCGCGACCCTGGTCGCCTGGCCGATCGGGCAGCTGGGGCTGGCCGGATACTTCATCCGCACACTCCAGATCCCGCTGCCGGTGGTGATCGCGTTCGTGCTCTACGGCACCGCGCTGGCCGCCGGGACCGTCGTCCTCGCCGTCACGCTGCTGCGGCGCGGCCGGACCGGGACCGCCGTCCTCGCCGCCCCGGCCCTGTGGGTCCTCGGCGAATACCTCGTGACGCTGGCGCTGCCGAACGGGGCGTGGTGGAGTCTCGCCTACACCCAGGCCGACGTCCGCCCGGTCGTCCAGCTGACCGCGCTCACCGGCGTGTGGGGCGTCAGTTACCTGCTGGTCGCCGTCCCGATCGGGCTGGCCGCCCTGCGCACCCGGCCGAAGCCGGCGCTCGCCTGCCTGCTGGCGCTGGCCGTCACGGCCGGCGGCTGGGCCACCTGGTCGCTGACCCGGGTGCCGGACGCGGCCGCGGAGCTGCGGGTCGGGCTGGTCGCGCTGGAACAGCCGGAGGACGGGATGCCGCTCGGCGAGGCGGCCGGGCGGGAGCTGCTGGCCCGCTACGTCGCGCGGGTGGAGTCGCTGGCCGAGCGCGGCGCCAGGATCGTCGTGCTGCCGGAGAAGGTGTTCGGGGTGGACTCGCCGGCGGCGCTGGCCGAGGCGTTCCGGCCGGTCACCGCGCGGGGCGTCCAGGTGGTGGCCGGGGCGGTGCAGGGGCAGCGGAACGTGGCGTTCGTGCTGGGCGGGACGGTCCGGACGTACACCAAACAGCATGTGATCAAGGGCCTGGAGGACTGGATCACGCCGGGTGACCGGGACCTGATCGTCGACGGGCGGTACGGGGTGGCGATCTGCAAGGACCTCGACTTCCCCGAGCTGGTCCGGGGCTACCGCGCGCGGGGCGCCACGATGATGCTGGTGCCGGCGCTCGACTTCACCGGGGACGGGTGGCTGCACAGCCGGATGGCGGTGGTGCGCGGCGTGGAGAGCGGGACGACCGTGGTGCGGGCCGCGGGCTTCGGGCGGCTGACGGTCAGCGACCCGACCGGCCGGGTGCTCGGCGAGGCCACGGCCGGCGACGCGGACCTGCTGGTCACGGTGACGCCGTCGGCTCGGGGGACGGTCTATGGCCGTACCGGGAACTGGTTCGTGCTCCTGTCCGTGCTGCTGCTCGTGACGGCGGTGGTGCGGGCGGCGTACCGGAAACCGGCGATCGCGGCCACCGCGGACCGGTGA
- a CDS encoding sensor histidine kinase, with translation MKRSVNLAVTLAAVVATVLPALAGGPDAGWVLPLALASSVPVLWRERALVPVSLTVGVATTLSASLGAPPLLPVGPLVCLYTFAARASLRLRLLGIAVTAAGLLVSVLFPKPDVEVLRYLAVAFIFAYALGTSVRARRDRESALAERELRLAGERAAAVLRERTRIARDLHDIVTHALGVIVVQAEAGPLVVRTDPDRADAAFAAIAATGRDAVGQLRRAVAGLREPADRPLDQPGLAQLPALLDRVRATGLAAELTVAGTPFTPPADVGVAAYRIVQEALTNVLRHARAGTVRVALDYLASSLTVSITDDGCGPAAVGPPGYGIVGMRERAQACGGSLRAGAVDGGFAVSATLPAGPLPVAATLPAAGA, from the coding sequence GTGAAGCGGTCCGTCAATCTCGCCGTCACCCTGGCCGCGGTCGTCGCGACCGTGCTGCCCGCCCTGGCCGGCGGGCCGGACGCGGGGTGGGTGCTGCCGCTCGCGCTGGCCTCGTCGGTGCCGGTGCTCTGGCGGGAGCGGGCCCTGGTCCCGGTCAGCCTGACCGTCGGAGTGGCGACCACGCTCTCGGCCTCGCTCGGCGCGCCGCCGCTGCTGCCGGTCGGGCCGCTGGTCTGCCTCTACACCTTCGCGGCGCGCGCCTCGCTGCGGCTGCGCCTGCTCGGCATCGCGGTCACCGCGGCCGGGCTGCTGGTGTCGGTGCTCTTCCCCAAGCCCGACGTCGAGGTGCTGCGCTATCTCGCGGTCGCTTTCATCTTCGCGTACGCACTGGGCACCAGCGTCCGGGCCCGCCGGGACCGGGAGTCGGCGCTGGCCGAACGGGAGCTGCGGCTGGCCGGGGAACGGGCGGCGGCCGTGCTGCGCGAACGGACCCGGATCGCGCGGGACCTGCACGACATCGTGACGCACGCGCTGGGGGTGATCGTGGTGCAGGCCGAGGCGGGGCCGTTGGTCGTCCGCACGGACCCGGATCGGGCCGACGCGGCCTTCGCGGCGATCGCGGCCACCGGCCGCGACGCGGTCGGGCAGCTCCGGCGGGCGGTCGCCGGCCTGCGCGAACCCGCCGACCGGCCGCTCGACCAGCCCGGCCTGGCGCAGCTGCCGGCCCTGCTGGACCGGGTGCGCGCCACCGGCCTGGCGGCCGAGCTGACCGTGGCCGGCACGCCGTTCACGCCGCCCGCCGACGTCGGGGTGGCCGCCTACCGGATCGTCCAGGAGGCGCTGACCAACGTGCTGCGGCACGCCCGGGCCGGCACCGTCCGGGTCGCGCTGGACTATCTCGCCTCGTCGCTGACCGTGTCGATCACCGACGACGGGTGCGGGCCGGCTGCGGTCGGCCCGCCCGGCTACGGGATCGTCGGGATGCGGGAGCGCGCCCAGGCGTGCGGCGGCTCGCTGCGCGCCGGGGCGGTCGACGGCGGCTTCGCGGTGTCGGCGACCCTGCCGGCCGGGCCTCTCCCGGTCGCCGCGACCCTCCCGGCGGCGGGGGCGTGA
- a CDS encoding response regulator produces the protein MLRVVLADDQDLFRAGFATILGAEPDIEVVAEAADGAAAVRAAVEHAPDVVLMDMRMPILDGVAATRQVCERTVSRVLALTMFDTDEYLYAVLRAGASGFLLKDVPRAELVRAVRVVAGGEALLAPAVTARVLGELHRRGRPDPALAAAVTGLTARETDVLRLIAGGLSNAEIAAHHHLSEHTVKTHVGNLFAKLGLRDRAQAVMVAYESGLVTPGSP, from the coding sequence ATGCTGCGCGTGGTGCTCGCCGACGACCAGGACCTGTTCCGGGCCGGGTTCGCCACCATCCTGGGCGCCGAGCCGGACATCGAGGTGGTGGCCGAGGCCGCGGACGGGGCGGCGGCGGTCCGGGCCGCGGTCGAGCACGCGCCGGACGTGGTGCTGATGGACATGCGGATGCCGATCCTGGACGGCGTCGCGGCGACCCGCCAGGTGTGCGAGCGGACCGTCAGCCGGGTGCTGGCGCTGACCATGTTCGACACCGACGAGTACCTGTACGCGGTGCTGCGCGCCGGGGCCAGCGGCTTCCTGCTCAAGGACGTGCCGCGGGCCGAGCTGGTCCGGGCCGTCCGGGTGGTGGCCGGCGGCGAGGCGCTGCTCGCTCCGGCGGTGACCGCCCGGGTGCTCGGCGAGCTGCACCGGCGGGGCCGCCCCGATCCGGCCCTGGCCGCGGCGGTGACCGGGCTGACCGCGCGGGAGACCGACGTGCTGCGGCTGATCGCCGGCGGACTGTCCAACGCGGAGATCGCCGCGCACCACCACCTGAGCGAGCACACGGTGAAGACCCATGTCGGCAATCTCTTCGCCAAGCTGGGCCTGCGTGACCGCGCCCAGGCGGTGATGGTCGCCTATGAGTCAGGGCTGGTGACCCCCGGCTCGCCATGA
- a CDS encoding DUF1349 domain-containing protein, with protein sequence MPTGMSWLNEPPQWSDQDGEVRVVTGLETDFWRKTFYGYVTDNGHFYHRPVSGDFTAEVTVAAGHSARFDQAGLMLRADARTWLKTGLEVTSGAVQLSTVLTRDESDLSVLPLPGHDGTMTLRLTRFGDAVCVHRGDGAGGWELVRLGRLDLPETVQVGLMCCSPERAGLEVAFRGFRVGEPIPRDGLE encoded by the coding sequence ATGCCGACGGGGATGTCCTGGCTCAACGAGCCGCCGCAGTGGTCCGATCAGGACGGCGAGGTCCGGGTGGTGACCGGGCTCGAAACGGACTTCTGGCGGAAGACGTTCTACGGCTATGTGACCGACAACGGTCACTTCTACCACCGGCCGGTCAGCGGCGACTTCACCGCCGAGGTGACCGTGGCGGCCGGCCACTCGGCGCGCTTCGACCAGGCCGGGCTGATGCTCCGCGCCGACGCGCGGACCTGGCTCAAGACCGGGCTCGAGGTGACCTCCGGGGCGGTGCAGCTGAGCACCGTGCTGACCCGTGACGAGTCCGACCTGTCGGTGCTGCCGCTGCCCGGCCACGACGGGACCATGACACTGCGGCTCACCCGGTTCGGCGACGCGGTCTGCGTGCACCGCGGCGACGGCGCCGGCGGCTGGGAGCTGGTCCGGCTCGGGCGCCTGGACCTGCCGGAGACCGTCCAGGTCGGGCTGATGTGCTGCTCGCCGGAGCGGGCCGGGCTGGAGGTGGCGTTCCGCGGCTTCCGGGTCGGCGAGCCGATCCCCCGCGACGGGCTCGAATAG
- a CDS encoding S1 family peptidase: MVTWLLLSCSAPPAQAIANGATVPDGRYGFAVKLTDYDIPVKGGGTRDSSCSGGLVAPRWVLTAAHCFRDVDGRRVARPVARKTVATVAGSKRTARVIAVRQSGTADVALAKLDVPITDVTPLRLSRDAPQVGTSVRLVGYGLLRAGTTETPDRPRTGVFQVTSVSKLEIGMSGVQPQRTTSPCEHDSGGPYFTVADDGTATVVGVVSHGPDCPHTGADQAGRVDAVAGWVRSVIGKEASPAAKPKPKPKPGARSATPVATPPGPTGIPASWKYVGAGAVTLLIAAGFGRLAASGGGSHRRGGTRRRRR; encoded by the coding sequence GTGGTCACGTGGCTGCTGCTGAGCTGCTCGGCGCCGCCGGCACAGGCGATCGCGAACGGCGCGACGGTGCCCGACGGCCGGTACGGCTTCGCGGTGAAGCTGACCGATTACGACATCCCGGTGAAGGGCGGCGGGACCCGGGACAGCTCGTGCTCCGGCGGCCTGGTCGCGCCACGCTGGGTGCTGACCGCCGCGCACTGCTTCCGGGACGTCGACGGCAGGCGGGTCGCCCGGCCGGTGGCCCGCAAGACGGTGGCGACCGTGGCCGGGAGCAAGCGGACCGCCCGGGTGATCGCGGTGCGGCAGAGCGGGACCGCGGACGTGGCGCTGGCCAAGCTCGACGTGCCGATCACCGACGTGACGCCGCTGCGGCTAAGCCGGGACGCGCCGCAGGTCGGGACGAGCGTGCGGCTGGTCGGGTACGGGTTGCTCCGGGCCGGGACCACCGAGACGCCGGACCGCCCGCGCACCGGGGTGTTCCAGGTGACCTCGGTCAGCAAGCTGGAGATCGGGATGTCCGGGGTGCAGCCGCAACGGACCACCAGCCCGTGCGAGCACGACTCCGGAGGGCCGTACTTCACCGTCGCCGACGACGGCACGGCCACCGTGGTCGGCGTGGTCAGCCACGGGCCGGACTGCCCGCACACCGGGGCCGACCAGGCCGGGCGGGTGGACGCGGTGGCCGGCTGGGTCCGCTCGGTGATCGGCAAGGAGGCCTCCCCCGCCGCCAAGCCGAAGCCGAAACCCAAGCCGGGCGCACGGTCGGCGACGCCGGTGGCCACCCCGCCCGGGCCGACCGGCATCCCGGCGTCCTGGAAATACGTCGGGGCGGGCGCGGTGACGCTGCTGATCGCGGCCGGCTTCGGGCGGCTGGCGGCCTCCGGCGGCGGCAGTCATCGCCGTGGCGGGACCCGGCGCCGCCGCCGGTAG
- a CDS encoding DivIVA domain-containing protein, which translates to MTFDPSEMREIEFRRPPLGKRGYAEDEVNAFLLRAHEEFVRLIEENREMRQRLYRDDLTAEIDRLSAEQATAEQRAAGIRAELDRLRGETAQEPALINDRFVAMARRTGDEYVRDAREEAEKLLTNTVERAERLLSEASLRASTIDSDARHRHAREINSLTGQRAAAIREINELDEYARAYRDRLSQLMTARLTELLEP; encoded by the coding sequence GTGACCTTCGACCCGTCCGAGATGCGCGAGATCGAATTCCGCCGGCCCCCGCTGGGCAAACGCGGCTACGCCGAGGACGAGGTGAACGCCTTCCTGCTGCGGGCGCACGAGGAGTTCGTCCGGCTGATCGAGGAGAACCGGGAGATGCGGCAACGGCTCTACCGGGATGACCTCACCGCCGAAATCGACCGGCTCAGCGCCGAGCAGGCAACCGCCGAACAACGCGCCGCCGGGATCCGCGCCGAACTCGACCGGCTGCGCGGCGAGACCGCACAGGAACCGGCGCTCATCAACGACCGGTTCGTCGCGATGGCCCGGCGCACCGGCGACGAGTACGTCCGCGACGCCCGGGAAGAGGCGGAGAAACTGCTGACCAATACCGTGGAACGCGCCGAGCGGCTGCTCAGCGAGGCGAGCCTGCGAGCCTCCACGATCGACAGCGATGCGCGCCACCGTCACGCCCGGGAGATCAACAGCCTGACCGGGCAGCGTGCCGCCGCGATCCGCGAGATCAACGAACTCGACGAGTATGCCCGCGCCTACCGCGACCGCCTCTCTCAGCTGATGACCGCCCGGCTGACCGAACTGCTCGAACCGTAG
- a CDS encoding TetR/AcrR family transcriptional regulator C-terminal domain-containing protein yields MTEPAAEAPAKARRGRPPSTSLNQALILDTALAIVEEHGPDALTLRRLGTELGANHTAVLRHFSSKDEILLGLAERLIERAMDGFVPDAHWRPTLEALARRIRSVCLAHPALAALTATRVSRRAAAFQGADTVIRALRVAGFDDRDAARYYRALVDAALAVSSYEAATAALENTSREGDRLAWGREYLAASPTRYPDLAAVAPYLAQADDDDQFETILGLILDAVEARAKA; encoded by the coding sequence ATGACGGAACCCGCGGCGGAAGCCCCTGCCAAGGCCCGGCGCGGCCGCCCGCCGTCCACGTCGCTCAACCAGGCGCTGATCCTCGACACCGCGCTCGCCATCGTCGAGGAACACGGGCCGGACGCTCTCACCCTGCGTCGCCTCGGCACCGAACTCGGTGCCAACCACACCGCGGTGCTCCGTCACTTCTCCAGCAAGGACGAGATCCTGCTCGGCCTCGCCGAACGGCTGATCGAACGCGCCATGGACGGTTTCGTCCCGGACGCGCACTGGCGGCCCACCCTGGAGGCCCTGGCTCGCCGGATCCGATCCGTCTGCCTCGCCCATCCGGCGCTCGCCGCGCTCACCGCCACCCGCGTCTCCCGGCGGGCCGCCGCCTTCCAGGGCGCGGACACCGTCATCCGGGCCCTGCGCGTCGCCGGCTTCGACGACCGGGACGCGGCCCGCTACTACCGGGCCCTGGTCGACGCGGCACTCGCCGTCTCCTCCTACGAGGCGGCCACCGCCGCGCTGGAGAACACCTCCCGCGAAGGTGACCGACTGGCCTGGGGCCGGGAATACCTGGCCGCCTCCCCCACTCGCTATCCGGACCTGGCCGCCGTGGCCCCGTACCTGGCCCAGGCCGACGACGACGACCAGTTCGAGACCATCCTGGGCTTGATCCTCGACGCCGTCGAAGCCCGCGCGAAAGCCTGA